In a genomic window of Corynebacterium coyleae:
- a CDS encoding NUDIX hydrolase has protein sequence MPIPEFIVETRKKIGTDLMWVPSVCAVVLRDSADTSDWAVPDVLLVRRADNGNWTPVTGIADPSEEPHMAAVREVLEETGVEVEPAAILGVGVVGPVTHDNGDKATYMSVQIRCEATDPTAVPIVGDDESVEVGWFPISNMPVTDPKWRLTIADAAAQRRHPGSFTPRMGLKKR, from the coding sequence ATGCCTATCCCGGAGTTCATTGTGGAAACCCGTAAAAAGATCGGCACCGACCTGATGTGGGTGCCCAGCGTGTGCGCGGTGGTGTTGCGCGATTCAGCGGACACCTCCGACTGGGCGGTGCCGGACGTGCTGCTCGTGCGCCGCGCCGACAATGGGAACTGGACCCCGGTGACCGGCATCGCGGACCCGAGCGAGGAGCCTCACATGGCCGCGGTGCGCGAGGTGCTCGAGGAGACTGGTGTGGAGGTCGAGCCGGCGGCAATCCTCGGCGTCGGCGTGGTTGGCCCGGTCACGCACGACAACGGGGATAAGGCGACGTACATGTCGGTGCAGATTCGTTGCGAGGCTACAGACCCCACCGCCGTGCCCATCGTCGGTGACGACGAGTCGGTCGAGGTCGGCTGGTTCCCGATTTCCAACATGCCGGTGACCGACCCGAAGTGGCGCCTGACCATCGCCGATGCCGCAGCGCAGCGCCGCCACCCAGGCAGCTTTACCCCGCGCATGGGGCTGAAGAAGCGGTGA
- a CDS encoding glycoside hydrolase family 25 protein — protein MRFGVDVSEYQRGFDFTDFDFAIIRTTDGTYRDPCFEQLLLDATTAGCATSTYHFLRAPSEGTTVQRQVEVACEVLVDTQLPMWLDVESPAGLTLDDVHTAVECFTQAGVEVAGVYTNAWYWRRHMGLASPAQFGELWLAHWGDNTVTDPAQLGKWPRPLGFPEPAVWQFTSRGRVGGIEVDLNVAR, from the coding sequence GTGAGATTCGGCGTCGACGTCTCCGAATACCAACGAGGCTTCGACTTCACCGACTTCGACTTCGCCATCATCCGCACCACGGACGGCACCTACCGCGACCCGTGTTTTGAGCAATTGCTTCTCGACGCCACCACCGCCGGCTGCGCCACCTCCACCTACCACTTTCTCCGCGCCCCCTCAGAGGGCACGACGGTGCAGCGGCAGGTGGAGGTGGCGTGTGAGGTGCTCGTCGATACGCAATTGCCCATGTGGCTCGACGTGGAGTCACCCGCGGGGCTTACGCTTGACGACGTCCACACCGCTGTAGAGTGCTTCACCCAAGCTGGCGTGGAAGTGGCCGGAGTTTACACCAACGCCTGGTACTGGCGCCGGCACATGGGGCTGGCCAGCCCTGCACAGTTTGGGGAACTGTGGCTCGCGCACTGGGGCGACAACACCGTGACGGACCCGGCGCAGTTGGGGAAGTGGCCGCGCCCGCTCGGGTTCCCGGAACCCGCGGTGTGGCAGTTCACCTCCCGCGGGCGCGTTGGCGGGATCGAGGTCGACCTCAACGTGGCGCGCTAG